TAATGGAGGCCTAGATCGCTATCCCTTGCAAACGCTAAGGAAAGCATCTCTAACGTCTTAGCATGGACCCCGATGTACTCAAACACATGATCTGTAAGGGGGCCAGAAAGAGAAAGTCGCCGCAATTCCTTGCAGTGTTGCACAATGGCCCCAAAACCAGTATCAAGTGGTTCAAGGGTTGAGTAATCAGGTGTTTGAGGCTCGATAATACACAAACGAAATCGGATCATATTAGGATGGTTCCTTGCAATAGTAACCAACGCGTCATTTGTCATTTGGCGGCAGAAGTATAAAACTGATACGGGTGtaccaagctgtccaacaagttctacAAGCTATCCAACAAGTAcacgaccattcacacgtagccaagctccggagttacaaaaactccaagctatgttcatgcaaatggccgtgtgtgagttggtacttaaGCCTTCTAatggattaaatgtttttaagtgtgaagaggagccttgaagtgtaataaacttacactccaaggccaccccttggcaagggtaggatggtcatttgttatctccctttgtggactaatataaatagatagtattagggttatttttgagttagctcattcctattattcaagaaacaaaagacttgtaatattggtgacttctctttctcattttggagaggccaaaatcaaaagctcactagtagagtgataccaGTGTTggatcttggctagaaactagggtcttggggttcttgagttcctcttggtccaagtaagaatttgttgttgatattcattagtcttagggtcctttctcattgttagggttcttagattattaaatattatatgtcAAGTTTCTATACCTTT
The Capsicum annuum cultivar UCD-10X-F1 unplaced genomic scaffold, UCD10Xv1.1 ctg678, whole genome shotgun sequence genome window above contains:
- the LOC124893962 gene encoding protein TRANSPORT INHIBITOR RESPONSE 1-like gives rise to the protein MTNDALVTIARNHPNMIRFRLCIIEPQTPDYSTLEPLDTGFGAIVQHCKELRRLSLSGPLTDHVFEYIGVHAKTLEMLSLAFARDSDLGLHYVLYGCESLRKLEIKDCPFGDEALLANAAKLETMRSLWMSNCSVSFEACKLLAQKLPGLNVEVIDERGHPDTRPQSCPVEKLYIYRTC